The DNA segment CGCACCTCGAAGACCACCGAACCCGCCGACCGCGACACCGCGTTGATCGCCAGTCCCGAGAAGAGGAAGACGACCGCCGCGCCCGCGATGAGCCCGACGAGGTTGTTGGGCTGCGAGATGTCCATCATCAGGCTCATCGGGGCGCCCTCCCCGCTGAGCCGTTCGCCCACGTCCCGTGCGCCGGTGGTGATGGCGTCGCGGTAGGAGCCGAACAGCGCCGCCGCCGCGAGAACCGCCGTGGCGATGGCGATGCCCTTGGTGATGGCCTTGGTGGTGTTGCCGACGGCGTCCAGGTCGGTGAGCACCTGGGCTCCGGCGCCCTCGACGTCGCCGGACATCTCTGCGATGCCCTGCGCGTTGTCGGAGACCGGCCCGAAGGTGTCCATCGCGACGATCACGCCGACCGTGGTGAGCAGGCCGGTACCCGCGAGCGCCACCGCGAACAGCGCCAGCATGATCGACGTACCGCCGAGCAGGAACGCCCCGTACACGCCGAGGCCGATCAGCAAAGCGGTGTAGACGGCCGATTCGAGCCCGAGGGAGATACCGGCGAGGACGACGGTGGCCGGGCCGGTGAGCGAGGTCTTCCCGATGTCCTTGACGGGGCGCCGGGTGGTCTCGGTGAAGTAGCCGGTGAGCTGCTGGATGAGGGCGGCGAGGACGATGCCGATGGCGACCGCGACGAGCGCGAGGATCCGCGGGTCGCCGTCCTTGCCCTGGACCGCCGCGTCGGTGACACCGTCGAGTTCGGCGTACGACGACGGCAGATAGACGAACACGGCGATCGCGACCAGGACGAGTGAGATCACCGCGGAGACGAAGAACCCGCGGTTGATCGCGCTCATACCGCTGCGGTCGGCGCGTCTGGGGGCCACCGCGAAGATACCGATCATCGCGGTGAGGACGCCGATCGCCGGCACGAGCAGCGGGAAGGCCAGTCCGGCGTCGCCGAAGGCGGCCGAGCCCAGGATCAGCGCGGCCACCAGCGTCACGGCGTACGACTCGAACAGGTCGGCCGCCATGCCCGCGCAGTCGCCGACGTTGTCACCCACGTTGTCGGCGATGGTCGCGGCATTGCGCGGATCGTCCTCCGGGATACCCTTCTCGACCTTGCCGACCAGGTCGGCCCCGACGTCGGCGGCCTTGGTGAAGATGCCGCCGCCGACCCGCATGAACATCGCGATGAGCGCGGCCCCGAGTCCGAAGCCCTCGAGCACCTTCGGCGCGTCGGCCGCGTACACGAGCACCACGCAGGCGGCACCCAGCAGGCCGAGCCCGACGGTGAACATGCCGACCACACCACCCGTACGAAAAGCGATCCTCATCGCTTTGTGCGAGACCGCGGTGAGATCCTTTTCCGGCTCGCCCGGAGCCGGTGTCGCCTCGCGGGCCGCCGCGGCGACTCGCACATTGGCGCGGACGGCGAGCCACATGCCGATATACCCGGTGGCCGCCGAGAACGCCGCTCCGATCAAGAAGAAACCCGATCGTCCGGCACGCTGGTTCCAGTCGTCCGCGGGCAGCAGCAGGAGCAGGAAGAACACGACTACGGCGAATACGCCGAGCGTGCGAAGCTGGCGGGCCAGATAGGCGTTCGCGCCTTCCTGGACCGCCGCGGCGATCTCCTTCATTTTGTCGGTGCCTTCGCCGGCCGCGAGCACCTGGCGCACCAGGACCCCCGCCACGGCCAGCGCTGCCAGTGCTACGAGCCCGATGACCACCACGAGCACACGGTTGCCGTCGGTCAGCACGGCAGCTGCGAGGGAGAGAGGTTGGCCCGGCTGATGTGAGAGCGAAAGCTCCGCCATTCGTCCTCCTTGACGCTTGGGCTGAGCTCAAGATGTGGACGGGATTGTAGATACCCGGGACCTGATCAAAACAGAGTGCGTTGAATGTGAACGGCCGTACATGTTCTTCACGCAATGATCGCCGGACAGCCCGGGAACCACAATCCGTCATGCCACTGAGGCATTCACCTGATCATTCACCTGATCAGGTGAATGATCAGGTGAATGATCCTTTCGGTGATCACACAAAAGCCTCTTCGATCACCTGGCTGATCGTGCATAAGTTCAAGCGGTGAACGACGCTGCGGACAGCCCGCCCAGGACCGCTCGTACGGTCCTGGGCACACAGGAGCGTGCACCCGAGAGGGGACCGCCCGGAGGAGACGGGGGGGCGGGACGGCCGGCACCAGAGGCCACTGTAGGCACGGGTGATCACACCCGCACGTGCCGAAGGGCCCCACGGATGGGGCCCTTCGGCACGAGTGAGTCGGATACGTCCGATCAGAGGGGTCAGACGGGGAAGGTGGCCGGCGGCGTGGTGGACCACCTCATGCGGATCGATCCGCCGTGCTCCCCGGCACTGACCTCGACATCGTCGACGAGTCCGCTGATGACCGCGAGGCCCATCTCGTCCTCCTCGATCTCGGCCTCGGTGCCCCCGGGCCCGTCGCCGGGCGCGCGCCCGCCGGGAACCGCGTGGGGCGCCTCGTCACCGACCTCGATGGAGAACTGCTTCTCCTCCTCGATCAGCAGCACCTTCACAGGGGCCGAGATACCGCCGTTCTGATGCAGTCCGACGGCACGCGTGCACGCCTCACCGACGGCCAGGCGGACCTCGTCGAGGACGGCCTCGTCCACTCCGGCCCTGCGCGCCACCGCTGCCGCCACCAGACGGGCGGTCCTGACATGCTCGGGCAGCGCGCTGAAGCGGAGCTCAACGGTGGCCATGCATCCCCCTCGCGATACTTCGGGCGTGCTGTGGGGAGGGACCGGGCCGCCGAAGCACCCGATCCTCCTCGTACTTCACTGCTGCTCCCGGGCGCGGACGCCCGGGACCGGTGATCAGTCGGTGGCCGCCACCGCTTCCTCGACCGAGGTGTGGATCGGGAACACCTTGGTGAGGCCGGTGATACGGAAGATCTTGAGAATGCGCTCCTGGTTGCAGACCAGGCGCAGCGAGCCCTCGTGGGCACGCACACGCTTCAGGCCGCCGACCAGCACGCCGAGTCCGGTTGAATCCAGGAAGTCCACACCCTCCATGTCGACGACAAGGTGGAAACTGCCGTCATTCACCAGCTCGACCAGCTGCTCGCGCAACTTGGGCGCGGTATATACGTCGATTTCGCCACCGACCCTGACGATCGTGCGATCGCCCATGGTCTCGGTCGACAGGGACAGGTCCACGGATCCTCCAGCACCTAGCTTTCGAGCGGTCGCCCTTGGGGCATCTCGGCTCAGCCCCCGGGACGGTTCGCCAGCCGCGATGGCATTCAATCACTTACCGGCAGGCATGCACGACGCCTTGGCCCCATTGTCCGTCATGCCGGTGACAGACTCGGTGCCGATGGCCAAGAATCTCCGACCCGATCGGCCCCCGGCGGACAGTGCACTCCAGCCCTCGCCGGGGGCGCTCCTCGACCGGCTTGCGGCCGGGCCGAGCAGGGCTTCGCGCATTACTCATACGGAGCACTTGCCCCCGCGCGCGGGTCGCCATGCCGTCTGGCCCGACCGGATCCGGGCTGAGGTGCTTGCCGCCGTGCAGGTCACGGGCATCGACCATCCGTGGGCCCACCAGGCACGCACCGCCGAACACGCTCTCGACGGCGAGTCCGTCGTGGTCGCCACCGGTACCGCCTCCGGCAAGTCCCTGGCGTATCTCACACCCGTCCTGTCGTCGCTCCTGGACGGCTCCGAGGCCCCGAACGGCCGCGGCGCGACCGCGCTGTACCTGGCCCCCACGAAGGCCCTGGCGGCCGACCAGTGCCGTGCTGTGAAGGAACTTTCACAACCTTTGGGCCATTCGGTGCGCGCGGCGGTCCACGACGGTGACACCCCGTTCGAGGAACGCGAGTGGACCCGCCAGTACGCCAACTACGTCCTGACCAACCCGGACATGTTGCACCGGAGCATCCTCCCGTCCCACACCCGCTGGTCCTCCTTCCTGAAATCTCTGAAGTACGTCGTCGTCGACGAGTGCCACACCTACCGGGGCGTCTTCGGCTCGCACGTCGCCCAGGTGCTGCGCCGACTACGCCGACTCTGCGCCCGCTACGGCGCCTCGCCCGTGTTCCTGCTCGCCTCCGCGACCGCCGCCGAGCCCGCGGTCTCCGCCCGCCGCCTCACCGGCCTGCCGGTGGTCGAGGTCACCGACGACGCCTCACCTCGCGGTGAACTGGTGTTCGCCCTCTGGGAACCTCCGCTGACCGGGCTGCACGGCGAGAAGGGCACCCCCGTCCGGCGTACGGCCACCGCCGAGGCCGCCGACCTGATGACCGACCTCACCGTCCAGGGCGTCCGCTCGGTCACCTTCGTGCGCTCCCGGCGCGGCGCCGAGCTGATCTCGGTGATCGCCCAGGAACGTCTCGCCGAGGTCGACCGCTCGCTTGCCCGGCGGGTGGCGGCCTACCGGGGCGGCTATCTCCCCGAGGAGCGCCGCGCCCTCGAACGTGCCCTGCACTCCGGTGAACTCCTCGGACTCGCCGCGACGAACGCCCTGGAGCTCGGTGTGGACGTCTCCGGCCTGGACGCCGTGGTGATCGCCGGCTATCCGGGAACCCGGGCTTCCCTGTGGCAGCAGGCGGGCCGCGCCGGCCGGTCGGGGCAGGGTTCCCTCGCCGTCATGGTCGCCCGCGACGACCCCCTGGACACCTTCCTCGTCCATCACCCCGAGGCCCTGTTCGACCGGCCCGTGGAATCCACCGTCCTCGACCCCGACAACCCCTACGTGCTCGCCCCGCACCTGTGCGCGGCGGCCGAGGAACTGCCGCTGACCGACGAGGACCTGGCACTTTTCGGACCGGCCACCGAGGAGTTGCTGCCACAGCTGGAGGCCGCGAAGCTGCTCCGCCGCCGGACGAAGGCCTGGCACTGGACCCGCAGGGAACGGGCCGCCGACCTGACCGACATCCGCGGGGAGGGCGGCCGTCCCGTCCAGGTCGTCGAGGACGGGACGGGACGGCTGCTCGGCACGGTGGACGCCGGCGCCGCGCACACGACCGTCCACGAGGGCGCGGTCCACCTGCACCAGGGCCGCACGTATCTCGTCCGCTCCCTCGATCTGGAGGATTCCGTCGCCCTGGTCGAGCAGGCCGCTCCGGCCTACACGACGGTCGCCCGCGATACGACGTCGATCTCCGTACTGGAGACGGACACCGAGATCCCGTGGGGTGAGGGCCGCCTGTGCTTCGGCTCCGTCGAGGTCACCAACCAGGTGGTCTCCTTCCTGCGTCGACGTGTCATCACCGGCGAGGTGCTGGGCGAGACGAAACTCGACCTGCCGCCCCGCACGCTGCGCACCCGCGCGGTGTGGTGGACGGTCACCGAGGACCAGTTGGACCGGGCCCGGATCCACCCGGAGATCCTCGGCGGCGCCCTGCACGCCGCCGAGCACGCGTCGATCGGCATGCTGCCCCTCTTCGCGACCTGCGACCGCTGGGACATCGGCGGGGTCTCCGTCCCCCTGCACCCCGACACCCTGCTGCCCACCGTCTTCGTCCACGACGGTCATCCGGGCGGGGCCGGCTTCGCCGAGCGCGCCTTCCACACCGCCGGCGACTGGCTCACCGCCACCCGGCAGGCGATCGCCTCCTGCGAGTGCGAGGCCGGGTGTCCGTCCTGCATCCAGTCCCCCAAGTGCGGCAACGGCAACGAGCCCCTGCACAAGCGGGGTGCGGTACGGCTCCTCACGGTGCTGCTGGAGGGGGCACCGGCGAAGGAGGGCGGGGTGGGGAAGAGCGAGGCGGGGCGGGCGGGCCCGACGGGCGGTATGGCGACGGGGGCCGGCCAGGGGTGAGCGGCAGCGGGGGCCAGCGGACCGGCCGGTCCCGCCCGCGCCCTGACCTCCGCCTCGAACAGTGCTCGTCCCGCGGCCACCGACACGTCCGAGACCTCGCCCTCAAGGGTGCACCGCACCAGACGCGTGCCCTGCGCCCCGGCCACCCGGTCGGCCCGCGCGCAGGCCGTCGCCGTACCGTCCATCCACCGGTCCGCCGCCGCCAGGGCGGCGAGGTCCGCGCCGCCGGCAGCCCGGTGCCGGATCACGACGGCCTGCCCCAGGGCGAGGACGACGCCGAAGACGACACACAGCACGGCGATCGCCCCGACGCTCCAGACGGTCGCGGAGCCCCGGTCGGAGCCCTGTCCTGAGTGCCGGTGCCGGCCTGGGAACCGGGCCGGGTGCCGGCGGCTCCCCGGAGGCCGGCCGCCGTCCCGGTGACGGGCGGACTCCCAGCAGCAGCCGGTGCCCCGGTACCGGTCGGGCTCCCGGTGACGGTCGCCGTCCGGGCCGAAGCCCCGCCCGGACCCGGCTGCCTCCCGCCCTGCCTGTGCCGCGCGCCCTCCGACACACTCCCCACCCCCACGGCGCTCGGCCCTCCGGTCCGACGGACCGGCTCCACGCCCCCGCTCACGCTCGCGGCCACGAATCCGGCCGCTCCGCCGTCGCCGCCTGCCGCGGATCTCGTGCTTCACGTGCCCGCCCCCACCGTCTCCTCCACGGCCGCCACCGCCTCCTCCCGTACGTCGAAGGGCAGCCCGTGCAGCAGCGGGAACCTGGCCACGACGATCACGCGAACGTGCGTCGCCTCCCGACGCACGGTGACCTCCGCGCCGGACGGCGCCGCCCGGCGGGCCACCTCGACGACCGCACCGGGGGAATCCTGCCGGGCCGCCGCGCGGGCACCGGTGCGGGCCGCATCCACGCACTGGATCTGCGCCGCCACCACCAACAGCCCCCACACCAGCGCCATCGCGAACAGCACCAGCACGGGCAGCACCATCGCCGACTCCGCCGTCACGAAGCCACGGTCCGAGCGCTGTTCACATGTCGCCATCGAGCGCCTGCTCCACGATCTTCGTCAGCGCCTCGTCGACCGGGCCGCTCGTGACCACCTTGTAGAGCACGACGGCGAACGCCACCGCCGCCACGATGCCCATGGCGTACTCGGAAGTGACCATTCCGGCGTCCTTCCGTGCCGCGCGCCCCCTGCACAACAGGGCATACAACCGCGCCCGTACCACCTGTACCACCTGCACCACCTGATACATCTCAACTCCCCTACGTAAATGTTCTGTTGAAACACCATTTGGTTGTCTGACGGTTCGTCCCGCCGCCGTTTCGCTTCCCTCCCGTCATCGACCGCCCCCTCCCAGCACCCCGCCGGCGAGTCCGATCACCACGGGCAGCACGCCCACCGCGACGAAGGCGGGAAGGAAGCACAGCCCGACCGGCGCGGTGACCATGACGGCGGCCCGCCGTGCCCGTGCCGTCGCCTCGCGGGCCCACTGCGCCCGGGACTCCACGGCGAGCCGTGCGACGGGCGCGGCCATGGGGAGTCCGGACACGTCGGCCCGTTCCAGCAGCCGGGCCAGGGCCGTGGCTCCCCGCACGGCGGCCAGCCGGCTCCATGCCGCGCCCGGTTCCCCACCGAGCCGTACCTCCGCCGCGCCTCTGGCCAACGCGTCCCCGACCGGCCCGCCCAGGGCCTCGCCGACGGCCTGCGCGGCGGTTACGGGCCCGGCTCCGGCCGCGATGCAGGCGGCCAGCAGATCTGCGGCAAGGGGCAGTTGCCGTGCCGCACGGGCCTGCGCGCGTTCCCGCTCGTCCGCGGCGGCCGCCGTCTGCCGCAGGCGCCATCGCCACAGCCCGGCGGCGCAGGCCAGCCCGACCAGTACTCCGGTGGGACCGCCCACCAGCAACCAGCCCGCGCAGGCCACGCCCGCCGAGGGCAGCCAACCGCGCGCGCCTCCCGGCACGGTGAGGCGTGGCCGGGCGGCCTCCTGTTCCACGGCCAGCGTCTCGGCCAGCCGTCGTCGCAGCCGGTGCTCGCACCGCGCGTGGCGCAGCCACCAGGCCGGCCAGCCGAACGCCAGCGCCGTCCCCACGACAACCCCCAGTCTGTGGACAGCCTCGACGCTCATACCGACGCCTCCTCGGCACCCCGCATGATCCGCAGCACCCACCACAACCCCAGGCCCTCCAGGACCCCGCCGGCCACGAGACAGCCGAGCCCCGACGGGGTGTGCAGGAGGATGCGCAGGGGGTCGGCCCCGAGTGCGGCACCGAGCCCGAGCCCCAGGGCGGGGAGCCCGGCGAGCATCACCGCTGTGGCGCGGGCACCGGCCAACTGGGCGCGCAGGTCGGCACGCTGGTCCCGTTCGGCACACAGCGCCGCTTCCAGCCTGTCCAGTCCGGCCGCGAGCCCCGCCCCCTGGTCCACGGCGACCCGCCAGCACGCGGCGAGTCCCCGGAGCCCTTCGGCGCCCGGCTGCCGTGCCGCCACCGCGAGCCCCTCCGGGACGTCCCCGCCGAACCGTGCCGCCGCCAGCACCGCCGCCCGGGCGTCACCGAGCCCGCCGGAGTCCCGCACGGCCGGTGACAGTGCCTCACCCGGCTGCCGCCCTGCGCGCACCTCCCCGGCGAGTGCTCCGCACAGTGCGATCACCGCGTCGCCCCGGCGCGCATGGGCCCGGCGCTCCCCAGCGGCCAGCCGCAGCCGCCGCAGCAACGGCACCCCGGCCGCGCCCGCGACGAGCGGCAGCGCCGACGCGCCCAGCAGCGCGAACGCCGCCCCGGCGGCCAGAGCCCACCATTCGGCCCGCAGCCTTCCCCGGATGCGTCCCCACGCGCGGATCACCCGGGGCCATCCCGGCGGCCCGCTCCCGACCGCTCCCCCGCCGGCCAGCAGCAGCCGCGCCCGCCTGGCTCCGGCCCGCCGGCCGCCCAGCAGCCACACGGCGGCCCCGAGGCACGCCACGGCCGTCCCCATCGACATCCCGGCGGTCCCGTTCACCCTCGGTCCCCTCTCGCCATCTGCTGCCTCCACCCGTTCGACGGCCGCTCGTTCAAGGCCCTTTCACCCAGAGGACGACCTCCCGCGAGCCGCCCGCTCACAGTCCGCCGCCGTCGGCGCCGCCGCTGCGGAGCAGGTCCCGCAGCCGCTCCCATCCCCTCTCGGGGACGAAGGCGTCGGAACCCCAGCGCAGGGCGGGCACGGTCCGCACCAGCCCCGACGAGTCCCGTTCCAGCACGTGCACCTCAGCGATCCGCCGCCGGCCGGTCCGGTCGCGGATGAGGTGCAGCACCACGGACAGGGCGGCCGCCAGCTGGCTGTGCAGTCCGAAACGGTCGAGCCCGGCCGCCGTGCCGAGTGCCTCAAGCCGGGCGGGGACGTCCGCGGCGGCATTGGCATGGACGGTCCCGGCACCCTCGTGTCCGGTGTTGAGGGCTGCCAGCAGATGGACCACCTCGGGGCCGCGCACCTCACCCACGACCAGTAGATCCGGCCGCATCCGCAGCGCCTGGCGCACCAGGTCCTCGAGCGTGACGAGCCCGGCGCCCTCCTGGTTAGCGGGCCGGGTTTCCAGGCGTACGAC comes from the Streptomyces sp. KMM 9044 genome and includes:
- a CDS encoding sodium-translocating pyrophosphatase, whose product is MAELSLSHQPGQPLSLAAAVLTDGNRVLVVVIGLVALAALAVAGVLVRQVLAAGEGTDKMKEIAAAVQEGANAYLARQLRTLGVFAVVVFFLLLLLPADDWNQRAGRSGFFLIGAAFSAATGYIGMWLAVRANVRVAAAAREATPAPGEPEKDLTAVSHKAMRIAFRTGGVVGMFTVGLGLLGAACVVLVYAADAPKVLEGFGLGAALIAMFMRVGGGIFTKAADVGADLVGKVEKGIPEDDPRNAATIADNVGDNVGDCAGMAADLFESYAVTLVAALILGSAAFGDAGLAFPLLVPAIGVLTAMIGIFAVAPRRADRSGMSAINRGFFVSAVISLVLVAIAVFVYLPSSYAELDGVTDAAVQGKDGDPRILALVAVAIGIVLAALIQQLTGYFTETTRRPVKDIGKTSLTGPATVVLAGISLGLESAVYTALLIGLGVYGAFLLGGTSIMLALFAVALAGTGLLTTVGVIVAMDTFGPVSDNAQGIAEMSGDVEGAGAQVLTDLDAVGNTTKAITKGIAIATAVLAAAALFGSYRDAITTGARDVGERLSGEGAPMSLMMDISQPNNLVGLIAGAAVVFLFSGLAINAVSRSAGSVVFEVRRQFREKPGIMDYSEKPEYGKVVDICTKDALRELATPGLLAVMAPVFIGFTLGVGALGAFLAGAIGSGTLMAVFLANSGGAWDNAKKLVEDGHHGGKGSEAHEATVIGDTVGDPFKDTAGPAINPLLKVMNLVALLIAPAVIQFSYGADKNVGVRVLIAVLALAVIVGSVYVSKRRGIAMGDEDEDEDEDDAEPGSKTADPAVVS
- a CDS encoding ATP-binding protein — encoded protein: MATVELRFSALPEHVRTARLVAAAVARRAGVDEAVLDEVRLAVGEACTRAVGLHQNGGISAPVKVLLIEEEKQFSIEVGDEAPHAVPGGRAPGDGPGGTEAEIEEDEMGLAVISGLVDDVEVSAGEHGGSIRMRWSTTPPATFPV
- the bldG gene encoding anti-sigma factor antagonist BldG; amino-acid sequence: MDLSLSTETMGDRTIVRVGGEIDVYTAPKLREQLVELVNDGSFHLVVDMEGVDFLDSTGLGVLVGGLKRVRAHEGSLRLVCNQERILKIFRITGLTKVFPIHTSVEEAVAATD
- a CDS encoding DEAD/DEAH box helicase, which translates into the protein MAFNHLPAGMHDALAPLSVMPVTDSVPMAKNLRPDRPPADSALQPSPGALLDRLAAGPSRASRITHTEHLPPRAGRHAVWPDRIRAEVLAAVQVTGIDHPWAHQARTAEHALDGESVVVATGTASGKSLAYLTPVLSSLLDGSEAPNGRGATALYLAPTKALAADQCRAVKELSQPLGHSVRAAVHDGDTPFEEREWTRQYANYVLTNPDMLHRSILPSHTRWSSFLKSLKYVVVDECHTYRGVFGSHVAQVLRRLRRLCARYGASPVFLLASATAAEPAVSARRLTGLPVVEVTDDASPRGELVFALWEPPLTGLHGEKGTPVRRTATAEAADLMTDLTVQGVRSVTFVRSRRGAELISVIAQERLAEVDRSLARRVAAYRGGYLPEERRALERALHSGELLGLAATNALELGVDVSGLDAVVIAGYPGTRASLWQQAGRAGRSGQGSLAVMVARDDPLDTFLVHHPEALFDRPVESTVLDPDNPYVLAPHLCAAAEELPLTDEDLALFGPATEELLPQLEAAKLLRRRTKAWHWTRRERAADLTDIRGEGGRPVQVVEDGTGRLLGTVDAGAAHTTVHEGAVHLHQGRTYLVRSLDLEDSVALVEQAAPAYTTVARDTTSISVLETDTEIPWGEGRLCFGSVEVTNQVVSFLRRRVITGEVLGETKLDLPPRTLRTRAVWWTVTEDQLDRARIHPEILGGALHAAEHASIGMLPLFATCDRWDIGGVSVPLHPDTLLPTVFVHDGHPGGAGFAERAFHTAGDWLTATRQAIASCECEAGCPSCIQSPKCGNGNEPLHKRGAVRLLTVLLEGAPAKEGGVGKSEAGRAGPTGGMATGAGQG
- a CDS encoding TadE family type IV pilus minor pilin produces the protein MATCEQRSDRGFVTAESAMVLPVLVLFAMALVWGLLVVAAQIQCVDAARTGARAAARQDSPGAVVEVARRAAPSGAEVTVRREATHVRVIVVARFPLLHGLPFDVREEAVAAVEETVGAGT
- a CDS encoding DUF4244 domain-containing protein gives rise to the protein MVQVVRARLYALLCRGRAARKDAGMVTSEYAMGIVAAVAFAVVLYKVVTSGPVDEALTKIVEQALDGDM
- a CDS encoding type II secretion system F family protein; the protein is MSVEAVHRLGVVVGTALAFGWPAWWLRHARCEHRLRRRLAETLAVEQEAARPRLTVPGGARGWLPSAGVACAGWLLVGGPTGVLVGLACAAGLWRWRLRQTAAAADERERAQARAARQLPLAADLLAACIAAGAGPVTAAQAVGEALGGPVGDALARGAAEVRLGGEPGAAWSRLAAVRGATALARLLERADVSGLPMAAPVARLAVESRAQWAREATARARRAAVMVTAPVGLCFLPAFVAVGVLPVVIGLAGGVLGGGGR
- a CDS encoding type II secretion system F family protein translates to MGTAVACLGAAVWLLGGRRAGARRARLLLAGGGAVGSGPPGWPRVIRAWGRIRGRLRAEWWALAAGAAFALLGASALPLVAGAAGVPLLRRLRLAAGERRAHARRGDAVIALCGALAGEVRAGRQPGEALSPAVRDSGGLGDARAAVLAAARFGGDVPEGLAVAARQPGAEGLRGLAACWRVAVDQGAGLAAGLDRLEAALCAERDQRADLRAQLAGARATAVMLAGLPALGLGLGAALGADPLRILLHTPSGLGCLVAGGVLEGLGLWWVLRIMRGAEEASV